A genome region from Rickettsiales endosymbiont of Stachyamoeba lipophora includes the following:
- a CDS encoding undecaprenyl-diphosphate phosphatase, with protein MSSLTNFYESLIIGIVQGLTEFLPISSTAHINLLGSLLGSSISTQLIFETFLHFGSLFALIFFYRQNILSILKNFYVKNHPDQKLFLKLIVAFLPVVIIGGLFGSQLKAIFTEEIIPLSLIIGGIIMIIVNLFAKKNHHLSGNMYNLSFTQALTIGIAQTIAIIPGVSRSGATITTGVIAGLSPIQAFDFSFLLAIPTIFAANCYSLTKEINHFNSSLVVISLFGAFAAFIFSLLSFKLARKAFIKFKYTLACFGIYRIVLALFL; from the coding sequence ATGAGCAGTTTAACTAATTTTTACGAATCTTTAATTATCGGCATCGTTCAGGGGCTTACTGAATTTTTACCTATATCTTCTACTGCACACATCAATTTGCTAGGCAGCCTGCTTGGTTCAAGCATTTCAACGCAATTAATTTTTGAAACTTTTTTGCATTTTGGAAGCCTATTCGCTTTAATTTTTTTCTATCGGCAAAATATTTTAAGTATCTTAAAAAATTTTTATGTTAAAAATCATCCTGATCAAAAGTTATTTTTAAAATTAATTGTGGCATTTCTACCAGTAGTTATTATTGGCGGGCTATTCGGCTCACAATTAAAAGCTATTTTTACCGAAGAAATTATACCTCTAAGTCTTATTATAGGAGGAATAATTATGATTATAGTTAATCTGTTTGCTAAAAAGAACCACCATCTAAGTGGAAATATGTATAATTTAAGCTTTACTCAAGCTTTAACTATAGGTATAGCACAAACAATTGCTATTATTCCAGGCGTATCCAGATCAGGTGCCACTATTACCACCGGAGTAATAGCTGGACTTAGTCCTATACAGGCATTTGATTTTTCTTTTTTACTGGCAATACCCACTATTTTTGCAGCAAATTGTTATAGTTTAACTAAAGAAATTAATCATTTTAACAGCTCATTAGTAGTAATATCATTATTTGGCGCATTTGCTGCGTTCATATTTAGCCTTCTCAGCTTTAAATTAGCTAGGAAAGCTTTTATAAAATTTAAATATACTTTAGCTTGCTTTGGAATTTATCGGATTGTTCTAGCTTTATTTTTATAA